The following coding sequences lie in one Stigmatopora argus isolate UIUO_Sarg chromosome 5, RoL_Sarg_1.0, whole genome shotgun sequence genomic window:
- the ercc6l2 gene encoding DNA excision repair protein ERCC-6-like 2 isoform X1, protein MESTADEKALATCDHLAPENVVDDTCQRQTTTPHDENEDSVEQNTKEEDAASNLTRSSLNPLKREKPLFTSGTELSGVCVPLKLRDGSEDSVPYTINRYLRDYQREGIRFIYKNYSHSRGCILGDDMGLGKTVQVLGFLAAALHKKGTWEDIERNKPHFLQSQTSSKHSRPNRLFLIVAPLSVLYNWKDELDTWGYFQYAVVHGLRKQEELARVKKGRVEITLTTYETLRLFLTQFNNINWSAVFVDEAHKIKNPNSQITQAMKGLKCQIRVGLTGTILQNNLEELWCVMDWAVPGCLGSLGHFKNKVSDPIERGQRHSATKRDLATARKTVKDLVRRISYYFLRRTKTLIKDQLPKKNDRVVYCSLTDFQQMVYQTVLDTEDVQLILRSSENCDCQSGNARRKCCYKTNSEGIPAKALYFTYLTVLRKVASHVALLQPAAGTSKKQEQCVSAICKKVFQKFPNFVQRCKDEAFEALSDPLYSGKMKVLQKLIRFYLQKKDKVLLFSLSTKILDILERYFMAEGHDYSRLDGTTKAKERVHIVKQFNTSAHINLCLVSTMAGGLGLNFVGANVVILFDPTWNPANDLQAIDRAYRIGQCRDVTVFRLISLGTVEEITYLRQLYKQQLQSSVVGMESARRYFDAVQGTHKGELFGINNLFRLQTQGTCLTRKILEREGQVEAGVMTTSTHTNMEAMEKEGKMHLVSEAADASEESMGASKIPEELLDFSSGSDDDDVEEAHGRLSRMAGTKRIDSSAGPDSNNLLQHVFATLLQRLQTMPESGEDNTSSGSDGCAKREFREKDNSVYKSSYFGNNDYPKQGRGIPINGNTNIGQTLCRTNLEESDEDSAKSSKYQQLSKSHRFDNFSDESDDLDINMPAQSKGDTLYSNNRQGQKARVKKNFNRKRSITKGAIFSEKIESFMTSEEENTTILDKVKLGLPKDAHVSGPRECKVSTFSSMKNKTIPVSRGTIDAVLGGLQEVAYTHSNQRVIGGSKAEELISRAAAKDVFEDKMYSQLPANELITPCKALPERPPHCHSCDTPNIQELPKNHTVTFTKRIVEHTRYNTFILGETPLALRRHQMQEMASKLNFPSAHQFATDVLRSDSSQRLAWLRGYYASLGSPELGSFVTSKFPPADGDQTQSSKSSETTRRKSNQKCPEPEKKKRKSQRKLPSDIASLEPEERKEAVSLARSHRSTKKTSVDGLGGCQTSSSSCSDSQKVDDTPFGMTQTSATNVQHHSQEVPPQEQTCLLTELLGDTSILDDLLKPKAKHSPQKTPTSELASPPPSRTNITSGGMGHHLPQRSASRGGRKDFWDILNEDNEERINKLTDMDEVRRLCINTNLAARAPFVEKDSTNLWKTNDKFLWKK, encoded by the exons ATGGAGTCTACTGCAGATGAAAAAG CTTTGGCCACCTGTGACCACCTGGCTCCTGAAAATGTTGTTGATGACACTTGCCAAAGACAGACCACCACACCTCATGATGAGAATGAGGACAGTGTTGAGCAAAATACAAAAGAGGAAGATGCTGCATCAAACCTCACGAGATCAAGTTTAAATCCTTTGAAGCGCGAGAAACCTTTGTTTACTAGTGGCACGGAACTATCTGGAGTATGTGTTCCATTAAAACTGCGTGATGGAAGTGAAGACAGTGTACCTTATACCATCAACAGATACCTGAGGGATTACCAGCGAGAAGGCATCAGGTTTATTTACAAAAACTATAGCCATTCGAGAGGATGCATCCTGGGGGATGATATGGGCCTTGGGAAGACAGTGCAG GTCCTTGGTTTCCTTGCGGCAGCATTACACAAAAAAGGAACTTGGGAGGACATTGAAAGAAACAAGCCTCACTTTCTGCAGAGTCAGACCTCATCCAAGCATAGCAGGCCAAATAGA CTTTTCCTGATTGTAGCCCCGCTGTCAGTGCTGTATAACTGGAAAGATGAACTGGACACCTGGGGCTACTTCCAGTACGCGGTGGTCCACGGGTTGAGGAAACAGGAGGAGCTGGCTCGCGTCAAGAAGGGCCGCGTGGAGATCACACTCACCACCTACGAGACGCTTCGCCTCTTTTTGACTCAATTTAATAA CATCAATTGGTCTGCTGTGTTTGTAGACGAAGCTCACAAAATAAAGAACCCAAATTCTCAAATCACTCAAGCCATGAAGGGTCTCAAGTGTCAG attagAGTTGGCCTAACTGGCACCATCCTTCAGAACAACCTTGAGGAGCTGTGGTGTGTTATGGACTG GGCTGTCCCTGGCTGTCTTGGCAGCTTGGGGCATTTCAAGAATAAAGTGTCAGATCCAATTGAGCGAGGCCAGAGACACAGTGCAACCAAGCGAGATTTAGCCACTGCAAGGAAAACTGTCAAAGACCTAGTGAGGAGGATTTCCTACTACTTTCTTCGTAGGACCAAAACCTTAATCAAGGATCAACTTCCCAAGAAGAATGACAGA GTAGTGTACTGCTCTCTGACTGACTTTCAGCAGATGGTCTATCAAACTGTACTGGACACTGAAGACGTGCAATTGATTCTGAGATCTTCAGAGAATTGTGATTGCCAAAGTGGAAATGCTCGAAGGAAATGCTGCTATAAA ACAAACTCAGAAGGCATACCCGCAAAGGCACTCTACTTTACTTACCTGACTGtgctgagaaaggttgccagtCATGTTGCACTCCTTCAGCCTGCCGCAGGCACCAGTAAGAAACAG GAACAGTGTGTGAGCGCTATTTGTAAAAAGGTGTTCCAGAAGTTTCCCAACTTTGTCCAGAGGTGCAAAGATGAAGCATTTGAGGCCCTTTCCGACCCATTGTACAGCGGTAAAATGAAG GTTTTGCAGAAACTAATCAGATTCTATCTGCAAAAGAAAGAcaaggtgcttcttttttcactGTCAACAAAG ATCTTGGACATTCTGGAGAGGTACTTCATGGCTGAGGGCCATGACTATAGTAGGTTGGATGGGACCACCAAAGCTAAAGAAAGAGTGCACATTGTAAAGCAGTTCAACACCTCTGCTCACATCAACCTGTGCTTGGTGTCCACCAT GGCAGGCGGTCTAGGCCTTAATTTTGTTGGGGCCAACGTTGTAATATTATTCGACCCAACTTGGAATCCAGCCAATGACCTCCAGGCTATCGACAG AGCATATCGCATTGGCCAGTGCAGGGACGTGACTGTTTTCAGACTAATTTCATTGGGGACCGTGGAAGAAATTACCTACCTCAGACAACTCTACAAACAG CAATTGCAAAGCTCAGTTGTTGGCATGGAGAGTGCAAGGCGGTACTTTGATGCCGTGCAGGGTACCCACAAGGGGGAACTATTTGGGATCAATAACCTCTTCAGGCTGCAGACCCAAGGCACATGCCTCACCCGCAAAATACTAGAG CGTGAAGGACAAGTGGAGGCAGGCGTCATGACAaccagcacacacacaaacatggagGCAATGGAAAAGGAGGGCAAGATGCACCTCGTTAGC GAAGCTGCAGATGCATCCGAGGAGAGCATGGGTGCATCCAAGATCCCAGAAGAGCTGCTGGACTTCAGTAGCGGgagcgatgatgatgatgtggaGGAGGCACATGGTAGACTCAGTAGAATGGCTGGCACTAAGAGAATAGATTCCTCCGCTGGGCCTGATTCAAACAACTTGctgcagcatgtttttgccaCGCTGCTCCAAAGGCTTCAAACTATGCCGGAGTCTGGTGAAGACAACACTAGTTCAGGGAGTGATGGGTGTGCGAAAAGGGAATTCCGAGAAAAGGACAATTCAGTTTACAAAAGCTCCTACTTTGGGAATAATGATTACCCTAAACAAGGAAGAGGAATCCCAATCAAtggaaatacaaatattggacaGACATTGTGTAGAACCAATTTAGAGGAAAGCGATGAGGACAGTGCTAAAAGTTCTAAATATCAGCAGCTTTCCAAATCCCACCGATTTGACAATTTTTCCGATGAGTCGGACGACTTGGACATTAACATGCCAGCACAGTCTAAGGGCGATACCTTGTATTCCAACAATAGACAAGGACAGAAAGcacgagtaaaaaaaaattttaataGAAAAAGAAGCATAACCAAAGGAGCAATTTTCTCAGAGAAGATTGAGTCATTCATGACTTCAGAGGAGGAAAATACCACAATCTTAGATAAAGTCAAATTAGGGCTCCCAAAAGATGCTCACGTATCTGGTCCTCGTGAATGTAAAGTTTCTACATTCAGTagtatgaaaaacaaaacaattccagtaTCCAGAGGAACTATTGATGCTGTCTTAG GTGGGCTACAGGAGGTGGCGTACACCCACTCCAACCAGCGTGTGATAGGAGGGAGCAAAGCCGAGGAGCTGATCAGTAGAGCTGCAGCAAAGGACGTGTTTGAGGACAAGATGTACTCTCAGCTCCCTGCAAATGAACTGATCACCCCTTGCAAG GCCTTGCCAGAAAGACCACCGCACTGCCACTCCTGCGACACTCCTAACATCCAAGAGCTTCCTAAAAATCACACTGTCACCTTCACGAAGAGGATCGTGGAACACACCAGATATAACACCTTCATTTTGGGGGAGACACCTCTGGCCTTGCGCAG ACACCAGATGCAGGAGATGGCGTCCAAATTGAATTTCCCCTCAGCCCACCAGTTTGCCACCGACGTTCTGAGAAGCGACTCAAGTCAGAGGCTCGCGTGGCTGCGGGGCTATTATGCCTCGCTCGGCTCCCCTGAACTCGGAAGCTTCGTCACCAGCAAATTCCCACCAGCCGACGGGGATCAGACCCAATCTTCCAAAAGCAGTGAAACCACAAGGCGCAAATCTAATCAGAAGTGTCCAGAACCCGAGAAGAAGAAACGGAAATCGCAGAGGAAATTGCCAAGTGATATCGCAAGTTTGGAGCCTGAGGAGCGGAAGGAGGCGGTCAGCCTTGCGAGAAGTCATAGGAGTACAAAGAAGACTAGTGTTGATGGTCTCGGTGGGTGTCAGACCAGCAGCAGTAGTTGTTCGGACTCCCAGAAGGTGGACGATACGCCCTTTGGCATGACGCAAACGTCGGCCACAAATGTTCAGCATCATTCCCAGGAGGTTCCCCCACAAGAACAGACCTGTCTTCTCACAGAACTCTTAGGGGACACGTCCATTCTTGATGACTTGTTAAAACCCAAAGCCAAGCATTCCCCCCAAAAGACACCAACCTCAGAACTGGCTTCCCCACCTCCATCCAGAACCAACATTACCTCAGGTGGCATGGGCCATCATCTGCCACAACGGTCAGCATCAAGAGGAGGTCGCAAAGACTTCTGGGACATTTTAAATGAGGACAATGAAGAACGCATTAACAAGCTTACGGATATGGACGAGGTGCGGAGGCTGTGTATCAACACCAATTTGGCAGCTCGAGCTCCTTTTGTGGAGAAGGACAGCACAAATCTCTGGAAGACCAACGACAAGTTTCTGTGGAAGAAATAA
- the ercc6l2 gene encoding DNA excision repair protein ERCC-6-like 2 isoform X2, whose product MESTADEKALATCDHLAPENVVDDTCQRQTTTPHDENEDSVEQNTKEEDAASNLTRSSLNPLKREKPLFTSGTELSGVCVPLKLRDGSEDSVPYTINRYLRDYQREGIRFIYKNYSHSRGCILGDDMGLGKTVQVLGFLAAALHKKGTWEDIERNKPHFLQSQTSSKHSRPNRLFLIVAPLSVLYNWKDELDTWGYFQYAVVHGLRKQEELARVKKGRVEITLTTYETLRLFLTQFNNINWSAVFVDEAHKIKNPNSQITQAMKGLKCQIRVGLTGTILQNNLEELWCVMDWAVPGCLGSLGHFKNKVSDPIERGQRHSATKRDLATARKTVKDLVRRISYYFLRRTKTLIKDQLPKKNDRVVYCSLTDFQQMVYQTVLDTEDVQLILRSSENCDCQSGNARRKCCYKTNSEGIPAKALYFTYLTVLRKVASHVALLQPAAGTSKKQEQCVSAICKKVFQKFPNFVQRCKDEAFEALSDPLYSGKMKVLQKLIRFYLQKKDKILDILERYFMAEGHDYSRLDGTTKAKERVHIVKQFNTSAHINLCLVSTMAGGLGLNFVGANVVILFDPTWNPANDLQAIDRAYRIGQCRDVTVFRLISLGTVEEITYLRQLYKQQLQSSVVGMESARRYFDAVQGTHKGELFGINNLFRLQTQGTCLTRKILEREGQVEAGVMTTSTHTNMEAMEKEGKMHLVSEAADASEESMGASKIPEELLDFSSGSDDDDVEEAHGRLSRMAGTKRIDSSAGPDSNNLLQHVFATLLQRLQTMPESGEDNTSSGSDGCAKREFREKDNSVYKSSYFGNNDYPKQGRGIPINGNTNIGQTLCRTNLEESDEDSAKSSKYQQLSKSHRFDNFSDESDDLDINMPAQSKGDTLYSNNRQGQKARVKKNFNRKRSITKGAIFSEKIESFMTSEEENTTILDKVKLGLPKDAHVSGPRECKVSTFSSMKNKTIPVSRGTIDAVLGGLQEVAYTHSNQRVIGGSKAEELISRAAAKDVFEDKMYSQLPANELITPCKALPERPPHCHSCDTPNIQELPKNHTVTFTKRIVEHTRYNTFILGETPLALRRHQMQEMASKLNFPSAHQFATDVLRSDSSQRLAWLRGYYASLGSPELGSFVTSKFPPADGDQTQSSKSSETTRRKSNQKCPEPEKKKRKSQRKLPSDIASLEPEERKEAVSLARSHRSTKKTSVDGLGGCQTSSSSCSDSQKVDDTPFGMTQTSATNVQHHSQEVPPQEQTCLLTELLGDTSILDDLLKPKAKHSPQKTPTSELASPPPSRTNITSGGMGHHLPQRSASRGGRKDFWDILNEDNEERINKLTDMDEVRRLCINTNLAARAPFVEKDSTNLWKTNDKFLWKK is encoded by the exons ATGGAGTCTACTGCAGATGAAAAAG CTTTGGCCACCTGTGACCACCTGGCTCCTGAAAATGTTGTTGATGACACTTGCCAAAGACAGACCACCACACCTCATGATGAGAATGAGGACAGTGTTGAGCAAAATACAAAAGAGGAAGATGCTGCATCAAACCTCACGAGATCAAGTTTAAATCCTTTGAAGCGCGAGAAACCTTTGTTTACTAGTGGCACGGAACTATCTGGAGTATGTGTTCCATTAAAACTGCGTGATGGAAGTGAAGACAGTGTACCTTATACCATCAACAGATACCTGAGGGATTACCAGCGAGAAGGCATCAGGTTTATTTACAAAAACTATAGCCATTCGAGAGGATGCATCCTGGGGGATGATATGGGCCTTGGGAAGACAGTGCAG GTCCTTGGTTTCCTTGCGGCAGCATTACACAAAAAAGGAACTTGGGAGGACATTGAAAGAAACAAGCCTCACTTTCTGCAGAGTCAGACCTCATCCAAGCATAGCAGGCCAAATAGA CTTTTCCTGATTGTAGCCCCGCTGTCAGTGCTGTATAACTGGAAAGATGAACTGGACACCTGGGGCTACTTCCAGTACGCGGTGGTCCACGGGTTGAGGAAACAGGAGGAGCTGGCTCGCGTCAAGAAGGGCCGCGTGGAGATCACACTCACCACCTACGAGACGCTTCGCCTCTTTTTGACTCAATTTAATAA CATCAATTGGTCTGCTGTGTTTGTAGACGAAGCTCACAAAATAAAGAACCCAAATTCTCAAATCACTCAAGCCATGAAGGGTCTCAAGTGTCAG attagAGTTGGCCTAACTGGCACCATCCTTCAGAACAACCTTGAGGAGCTGTGGTGTGTTATGGACTG GGCTGTCCCTGGCTGTCTTGGCAGCTTGGGGCATTTCAAGAATAAAGTGTCAGATCCAATTGAGCGAGGCCAGAGACACAGTGCAACCAAGCGAGATTTAGCCACTGCAAGGAAAACTGTCAAAGACCTAGTGAGGAGGATTTCCTACTACTTTCTTCGTAGGACCAAAACCTTAATCAAGGATCAACTTCCCAAGAAGAATGACAGA GTAGTGTACTGCTCTCTGACTGACTTTCAGCAGATGGTCTATCAAACTGTACTGGACACTGAAGACGTGCAATTGATTCTGAGATCTTCAGAGAATTGTGATTGCCAAAGTGGAAATGCTCGAAGGAAATGCTGCTATAAA ACAAACTCAGAAGGCATACCCGCAAAGGCACTCTACTTTACTTACCTGACTGtgctgagaaaggttgccagtCATGTTGCACTCCTTCAGCCTGCCGCAGGCACCAGTAAGAAACAG GAACAGTGTGTGAGCGCTATTTGTAAAAAGGTGTTCCAGAAGTTTCCCAACTTTGTCCAGAGGTGCAAAGATGAAGCATTTGAGGCCCTTTCCGACCCATTGTACAGCGGTAAAATGAAG GTTTTGCAGAAACTAATCAGATTCTATCTGCAAAAGAAAGAcaag ATCTTGGACATTCTGGAGAGGTACTTCATGGCTGAGGGCCATGACTATAGTAGGTTGGATGGGACCACCAAAGCTAAAGAAAGAGTGCACATTGTAAAGCAGTTCAACACCTCTGCTCACATCAACCTGTGCTTGGTGTCCACCAT GGCAGGCGGTCTAGGCCTTAATTTTGTTGGGGCCAACGTTGTAATATTATTCGACCCAACTTGGAATCCAGCCAATGACCTCCAGGCTATCGACAG AGCATATCGCATTGGCCAGTGCAGGGACGTGACTGTTTTCAGACTAATTTCATTGGGGACCGTGGAAGAAATTACCTACCTCAGACAACTCTACAAACAG CAATTGCAAAGCTCAGTTGTTGGCATGGAGAGTGCAAGGCGGTACTTTGATGCCGTGCAGGGTACCCACAAGGGGGAACTATTTGGGATCAATAACCTCTTCAGGCTGCAGACCCAAGGCACATGCCTCACCCGCAAAATACTAGAG CGTGAAGGACAAGTGGAGGCAGGCGTCATGACAaccagcacacacacaaacatggagGCAATGGAAAAGGAGGGCAAGATGCACCTCGTTAGC GAAGCTGCAGATGCATCCGAGGAGAGCATGGGTGCATCCAAGATCCCAGAAGAGCTGCTGGACTTCAGTAGCGGgagcgatgatgatgatgtggaGGAGGCACATGGTAGACTCAGTAGAATGGCTGGCACTAAGAGAATAGATTCCTCCGCTGGGCCTGATTCAAACAACTTGctgcagcatgtttttgccaCGCTGCTCCAAAGGCTTCAAACTATGCCGGAGTCTGGTGAAGACAACACTAGTTCAGGGAGTGATGGGTGTGCGAAAAGGGAATTCCGAGAAAAGGACAATTCAGTTTACAAAAGCTCCTACTTTGGGAATAATGATTACCCTAAACAAGGAAGAGGAATCCCAATCAAtggaaatacaaatattggacaGACATTGTGTAGAACCAATTTAGAGGAAAGCGATGAGGACAGTGCTAAAAGTTCTAAATATCAGCAGCTTTCCAAATCCCACCGATTTGACAATTTTTCCGATGAGTCGGACGACTTGGACATTAACATGCCAGCACAGTCTAAGGGCGATACCTTGTATTCCAACAATAGACAAGGACAGAAAGcacgagtaaaaaaaaattttaataGAAAAAGAAGCATAACCAAAGGAGCAATTTTCTCAGAGAAGATTGAGTCATTCATGACTTCAGAGGAGGAAAATACCACAATCTTAGATAAAGTCAAATTAGGGCTCCCAAAAGATGCTCACGTATCTGGTCCTCGTGAATGTAAAGTTTCTACATTCAGTagtatgaaaaacaaaacaattccagtaTCCAGAGGAACTATTGATGCTGTCTTAG GTGGGCTACAGGAGGTGGCGTACACCCACTCCAACCAGCGTGTGATAGGAGGGAGCAAAGCCGAGGAGCTGATCAGTAGAGCTGCAGCAAAGGACGTGTTTGAGGACAAGATGTACTCTCAGCTCCCTGCAAATGAACTGATCACCCCTTGCAAG GCCTTGCCAGAAAGACCACCGCACTGCCACTCCTGCGACACTCCTAACATCCAAGAGCTTCCTAAAAATCACACTGTCACCTTCACGAAGAGGATCGTGGAACACACCAGATATAACACCTTCATTTTGGGGGAGACACCTCTGGCCTTGCGCAG ACACCAGATGCAGGAGATGGCGTCCAAATTGAATTTCCCCTCAGCCCACCAGTTTGCCACCGACGTTCTGAGAAGCGACTCAAGTCAGAGGCTCGCGTGGCTGCGGGGCTATTATGCCTCGCTCGGCTCCCCTGAACTCGGAAGCTTCGTCACCAGCAAATTCCCACCAGCCGACGGGGATCAGACCCAATCTTCCAAAAGCAGTGAAACCACAAGGCGCAAATCTAATCAGAAGTGTCCAGAACCCGAGAAGAAGAAACGGAAATCGCAGAGGAAATTGCCAAGTGATATCGCAAGTTTGGAGCCTGAGGAGCGGAAGGAGGCGGTCAGCCTTGCGAGAAGTCATAGGAGTACAAAGAAGACTAGTGTTGATGGTCTCGGTGGGTGTCAGACCAGCAGCAGTAGTTGTTCGGACTCCCAGAAGGTGGACGATACGCCCTTTGGCATGACGCAAACGTCGGCCACAAATGTTCAGCATCATTCCCAGGAGGTTCCCCCACAAGAACAGACCTGTCTTCTCACAGAACTCTTAGGGGACACGTCCATTCTTGATGACTTGTTAAAACCCAAAGCCAAGCATTCCCCCCAAAAGACACCAACCTCAGAACTGGCTTCCCCACCTCCATCCAGAACCAACATTACCTCAGGTGGCATGGGCCATCATCTGCCACAACGGTCAGCATCAAGAGGAGGTCGCAAAGACTTCTGGGACATTTTAAATGAGGACAATGAAGAACGCATTAACAAGCTTACGGATATGGACGAGGTGCGGAGGCTGTGTATCAACACCAATTTGGCAGCTCGAGCTCCTTTTGTGGAGAAGGACAGCACAAATCTCTGGAAGACCAACGACAAGTTTCTGTGGAAGAAATAA